The genomic region GGCCCTCCCGGCATCGGCCGATGGCCGGGACCACGGTCACAACCGGCCGGCACAGCGCTCGGCGGTCGTCCTGGGAGAGATCCAGTACGACAGCCCCGGCCGCGACAACGGCTCCAACCGGAGCCTGAACGCCGAGTGGGTCACCGTGACCAACACCAGCCGCCACTCCGTCAACCTCCGCGGCTGGACGCTCACCGACGAGAGCCGCCGCTCGTACAAGTTCGACCTGCGGCTGCCCGGCCGCTCCTCCGTGCGCGTCCACACCGGTGTCGGCCGCGACACCCGGCACGACGTCTACCAGGACCGCCGCCACTACGTGTGGGACAGCAGGGACACCGCCACGCTCCGCGACAACCGCGGGCACAAGGTCGACTCCGAGTCCTGGGGCCGGCACCACCGTGACGGCGGCCACCGCGGCAACCGCTGAGCGGCACCGGTAGGGGGAAGCGGCGTTCTCCCTGACTAGAAACGGCGTACCACGGCTCACCCCCGTGGTACGCCGTCCGCGTGCGGCACGCCCGCCACCAGGGCGGGGCCTGTGCATCGGGAGCTGCCGGGTGATGTCAGGATGGACTCATGACCATCAAGGCGTATTTCGACATCACCATCGACGACCAGCCCGCTGGGCGGATCGTGTTCAACCTCTTCGACGACGTGGCCCCCAAGACCGCGGAGAACTTCCGCGCGCTGGCCACCGGTGAGAAGGGCTTCGGCTACGCGGGCTCGCCGTTCCACCGCGTCATCCCGGAGTTCATGCTCCAGGGCGGCGACTTCACCA from Streptomyces sp. QL37 harbors:
- a CDS encoding lamin tail domain-containing protein — its product is MSRSARRITATVLASGALLAAAALPASADGRDHGHNRPAQRSAVVLGEIQYDSPGRDNGSNRSLNAEWVTVTNTSRHSVNLRGWTLTDESRRSYKFDLRLPGRSSVRVHTGVGRDTRHDVYQDRRHYVWDSRDTATLRDNRGHKVDSESWGRHHRDGGHRGNR